A genomic window from Candidatus Nitrosoglobus terrae includes:
- the pilQ gene encoding type IV pilus secretin PilQ: MGRIFLYFSPLIVSLLFVLLPRTVLAITELQDIKYSLLSGDRVQIRLEFSGAMPNPKSFTIDEPARIVLDFPGIKIGAMSKSQLIGLGVAHSLTMAQAADRVRIVVNLVRSVPFKTQIKKNTIYVTINGFSKSGTVANAKRHLLKNIDFRRGENGEGQVVISLSDTQIPVDIREENSQIIVDFNNTTLPRDLERRLDVLDFATPIKFIDAAAEGQNTRIVIIPTSAEYKYLSYQSENTLVVELKPQITQNKGLVNENKPGYTGKELSLNFQNIEVRSVLQLLADFSEFNLVTTDSVQGNITLRLKRVPWDQALDIILKTKGLAMRRTDNILLIAPSEEIAAREEQELKAKKQMEELAPLRSEFIQLNFAKASALANIIQGGGNFESENTANSGQGLQSSWGGGGSQGGGGYLGGGGFQGSGGGSNNSFLSPRGKLTIDDRTNTLLIMDTPDKIAEIRKLIVQLDVPVHQVLIESRIVIATTTFSKELGVRFGVTETGSQPISSGSLEATNQIINGTQSTQDPLKNQLNVNLPVTQADAARAAIAFTKLPYGTLLELELSALQAEGRGKVISNPRVITSNNKEALIEQGTEIPYQQAASSGATSVSFKKAVLSLKVVPQITPDNRVIMDLMVNQDTVGTVFNGVPSINTRQLSTRVLVDNGQTVVLGGIYEQEQNQNRSMVPFLGKLPYVGALFRSRTEENNKSELLIFVTPKIVKEET; this comes from the coding sequence ATGGGTAGGATATTTTTGTATTTTTCACCGCTGATAGTAAGCCTGCTATTTGTGCTTTTGCCTCGTACCGTCCTAGCGATTACTGAATTACAAGATATTAAATATTCATTGTTATCAGGGGATCGGGTTCAAATTCGGTTAGAATTCTCAGGGGCTATGCCTAATCCTAAATCTTTCACTATTGATGAACCCGCGCGTATTGTGCTGGATTTTCCGGGAATAAAAATTGGGGCAATGAGTAAATCTCAGCTCATTGGGTTAGGAGTAGCCCATAGTCTTACTATGGCTCAAGCAGCAGATCGAGTGCGGATCGTCGTTAATCTAGTACGCAGCGTGCCGTTTAAAACCCAAATCAAAAAAAATACCATTTACGTCACTATCAATGGCTTCTCTAAATCAGGTACGGTAGCCAATGCAAAGCGGCATTTGCTTAAAAATATTGATTTTCGGCGGGGAGAAAATGGCGAAGGCCAAGTGGTTATTTCCCTCTCAGATACCCAGATACCCGTAGATATTCGAGAGGAAAATAGTCAGATTATCGTTGATTTTAATAACACTACCTTGCCTCGGGATCTTGAGCGACGCCTTGATGTATTGGATTTTGCAACCCCGATCAAATTTATAGATGCAGCTGCTGAAGGTCAGAATACCCGTATTGTGATTATTCCTACCAGTGCTGAGTATAAATATCTCTCTTATCAATCAGAGAACACCTTGGTGGTCGAGCTTAAACCGCAGATTACGCAAAATAAGGGGTTAGTCAACGAAAATAAGCCGGGCTATACGGGTAAAGAGCTTTCTCTAAATTTTCAGAATATTGAGGTTAGATCGGTCTTACAGTTATTGGCAGATTTTTCTGAATTTAATCTAGTCACAACTGACTCAGTGCAAGGAAATATTACCTTACGCCTCAAAAGAGTGCCTTGGGATCAAGCTTTGGATATTATTCTAAAAACGAAAGGACTGGCTATGCGCCGTACGGATAATATCCTTTTAATAGCTCCCAGCGAGGAAATCGCAGCCCGAGAAGAACAGGAGCTAAAGGCAAAAAAACAAATGGAGGAGTTGGCACCGCTACGCTCTGAATTTATTCAGCTAAATTTTGCGAAAGCCAGTGCCCTTGCCAATATTATTCAAGGAGGGGGTAATTTTGAATCTGAAAATACCGCAAATAGTGGTCAAGGGCTTCAAAGTTCATGGGGAGGGGGAGGATCTCAGGGAGGAGGAGGGTATTTAGGGGGAGGCGGATTTCAAGGCAGTGGAGGAGGGAGTAATAACTCTTTTTTATCACCGCGGGGTAAGCTAACAATAGATGATCGTACAAATACCTTATTAATCATGGATACTCCGGATAAAATCGCTGAGATTCGTAAATTGATTGTCCAGCTTGATGTGCCAGTACACCAAGTACTGATTGAATCACGGATTGTGATCGCTACCACTACGTTTAGTAAAGAACTTGGCGTTCGATTTGGCGTCACTGAGACGGGTAGTCAGCCCATTAGCTCGGGATCCTTAGAGGCAACGAATCAGATTATTAATGGTACTCAGAGTACTCAGGATCCGTTAAAAAATCAGTTAAATGTTAATCTTCCCGTTACTCAGGCGGATGCTGCACGAGCTGCTATTGCTTTTACTAAATTGCCTTATGGTACTTTATTAGAATTGGAACTTTCGGCGCTTCAGGCGGAGGGTCGAGGTAAAGTGATCTCTAATCCACGGGTGATTACCTCTAATAATAAAGAAGCGTTAATTGAACAAGGTACTGAGATCCCATATCAGCAAGCAGCTTCCAGCGGTGCAACTTCTGTGTCCTTTAAGAAAGCAGTGCTCAGTTTAAAGGTAGTTCCTCAGATTACTCCGGATAACCGAGTTATCATGGATTTAATGGTGAACCAAGATACTGTAGGTACTGTTTTTAATGGGGTGCCAAGTATCAATACTCGCCAACTCTCTACCCGAGTGTTGGTAGATAATGGTCAAACCGTAGTGTTAGGAGGAATCTATGAGCAAGAGCAAAATCAGAATAGAAGTATGGTTCCTTTTTTGGGTAAATTACCTTACGTAGGGGCTTTATTCCGAAGTAGGACAGAGGAAAATAATAAAAGCGAGCTGCTTATCTTTGTCACACCTAAAATTGTAAAAGAGGAAACATAG
- a CDS encoding pilus assembly protein PilP, translating to MSDKRESKRNPSIRVIGLLGILPVILSGCGDKPFADLEKYIQQIKSRPQKPIKPLPISKPYETFTYQASEFRDPFTPDGQSMVSTNPDQSTVTPDIKRHKEPLEEYTLDSLKMVGVLENKEEIWAIMRAPDGMLYRIKEGNYMGKNYGKVTAIHEELIELTELIADEKGGWSEHQATLMLTE from the coding sequence ATGAGTGATAAGCGTGAGTCTAAAAGGAATCCTTCAATAAGAGTTATAGGTTTGCTAGGCATTTTACCCGTAATACTATCGGGGTGTGGTGATAAGCCCTTTGCAGATTTAGAAAAATATATACAGCAAATAAAATCTCGTCCTCAAAAGCCTATTAAACCCCTCCCAATCTCTAAACCTTACGAGACTTTTACCTATCAGGCATCTGAGTTTCGTGATCCTTTTACGCCCGACGGGCAGTCAATGGTCTCCACTAATCCTGATCAGAGTACTGTTACCCCTGATATTAAACGACATAAAGAACCTCTAGAAGAATACACACTTGACTCACTTAAGATGGTAGGGGTGTTGGAGAACAAAGAGGAGATCTGGGCCATTATGCGGGCTCCTGATGGAATGTTATACCGCATTAAAGAAGGTAACTATATGGGCAAAAACTATGGCAAGGTGACGGCTATTCATGAGGAGCTGATTGAGTTGACTGAGCTTATTGCTGATGAGAAAGGAGGTTGGTCAGAACATCAAGCCACGTTGATGCTGACTGAGTAG
- a CDS encoding type IV pilus inner membrane component PilO gives MELDFNEISDWPVTVKAVSVILLCTVVTGGGYWFFTQDLLSQLQMLRNKEPELKAIFESKQEKAANLGVYEQQMEEVKLSFGSILRQLPSKTEVANLLTDISEVGISTGLGFDLFKPRAEVPAEFYAELPIQIRVMGSYHQFGIFISEVARLPRIVTLHDFTIQHKEGEKLVMEITARTYRYFDQGESPASRGSQKRNNKK, from the coding sequence ATGGAGCTTGATTTTAATGAGATAAGTGATTGGCCGGTTACGGTTAAGGCAGTTTCAGTAATATTGCTTTGCACCGTAGTGACAGGTGGAGGTTATTGGTTTTTTACCCAAGATTTGTTATCACAGCTTCAAATGCTTAGAAATAAGGAACCTGAATTAAAAGCTATTTTTGAATCTAAGCAGGAGAAAGCAGCAAATTTAGGGGTCTATGAGCAGCAAATGGAGGAGGTGAAACTCTCTTTTGGGTCTATATTGCGTCAATTACCCAGTAAAACTGAGGTTGCTAACTTATTGACCGATATTTCTGAAGTCGGAATTTCCACTGGACTGGGATTTGATCTTTTTAAACCAAGGGCTGAGGTTCCAGCAGAGTTCTATGCCGAGCTGCCTATTCAGATTCGTGTTATGGGGAGCTACCATCAATTTGGCATATTCATAAGCGAGGTGGCGCGCCTTCCTCGCATTGTAACTTTGCATGATTTTACTATCCAGCATAAAGAAGGGGAAAAATTAGTGATGGAGATTACGGCCAGAACTTATCGCTATTTTGATCAGGGGGAGAGTCCAGCCAGCCGAGGAAGTCAAAAACGAAATAATAAGAAATGA
- a CDS encoding PilN domain-containing protein codes for MTRINLLPWRELQRKRREKIFYAALALSTLLMVGVLLLINSHISALMENQKRRNQYLQEQITILDKQINKIKDLEKEKDKLLMRMDIIQKLQASRPQIVHIFDELVRTVPSGVYLESIKRQNHINTLHGVAESETQISTFMRNLEDSVVFQSPKLEIIEKIAKNQGVARKFTLLVNENEALAKEDKDE; via the coding sequence ATGACTCGCATTAATTTATTGCCTTGGCGTGAGTTACAGCGCAAGCGGCGGGAGAAAATTTTTTATGCTGCCTTAGCCCTAAGTACCCTATTAATGGTTGGTGTCCTTTTATTGATCAATTCGCATATTAGTGCCCTGATGGAAAATCAAAAACGACGCAATCAATATCTACAAGAACAGATCACTATCTTAGATAAACAGATAAATAAGATTAAAGATCTGGAAAAAGAAAAAGATAAACTGCTTATGCGTATGGACATTATTCAAAAACTTCAGGCTAGCCGCCCTCAGATTGTTCATATTTTTGATGAGCTAGTGCGGACAGTTCCAAGCGGGGTTTATTTGGAGAGTATAAAACGTCAAAATCATATCAATACCCTTCATGGCGTTGCTGAATCAGAGACGCAAATCTCTACTTTTATGCGTAATCTGGAGGATTCTGTGGTGTTCCAGAGTCCTAAATTAGAAATTATTGAAAAAATAGCAAAAAACCAAGGAGTTGCCCGTAAATTTACCCTACTTGTGAATGAAAATGAAGCTCTAGCAAAAGAGGATAAAGATGAGTAA
- a CDS encoding pilus assembly protein PilM, with the protein MSNMFSALIRPRPFLHLWRKSLRSPSRKFFPLLGIDISTSAVKLLELSQVGDRTWLKHYTIESLPPSIVVDNKIEAIEDLSQVLKKIIKRSGIQTKKVATAIPSSAAITKVISVLANLSGRELEVQVELEAEQYIPYPLDEVNLDFEVLGPSAKDPEAMEVLLVACRKEYIDARVAALVLAGLTPTVVDIDVYGIERALMMSQGEEKTIVVADMGAVLTTIHVLHDHKVIYTREQLFGGNRLTEEIQRHYDLSYEKAHLAKRYGGLPENYIPDILEPFKQAVAQHIKRELQFFFSSTHYHNIDHIVLTGGCASIQGIDKLVESVVEISTVIANPFMGMALASGIDANLLRNDAPALVVACGLALRGLD; encoded by the coding sequence ATGTCGAATATGTTTAGCGCGCTGATTCGTCCGCGTCCTTTTCTTCATCTCTGGCGAAAATCACTGAGATCACCTTCTCGGAAATTTTTTCCTTTACTAGGGATTGATATAAGTACATCCGCTGTCAAGCTACTTGAGCTTTCTCAAGTGGGAGATCGTACTTGGCTTAAGCATTATACGATTGAATCTCTGCCTCCTAGTATTGTGGTTGATAATAAAATTGAAGCTATAGAGGATTTGAGTCAAGTGCTTAAAAAGATAATTAAGCGCTCAGGCATACAAACCAAAAAAGTAGCTACGGCGATTCCCAGTTCGGCAGCGATTACTAAGGTTATTTCTGTACTAGCAAATCTTTCGGGTCGTGAGCTGGAGGTACAGGTTGAACTAGAGGCGGAGCAATATATCCCTTACCCCTTGGATGAGGTGAACTTAGATTTTGAAGTACTGGGTCCTTCAGCAAAAGATCCTGAAGCAATGGAGGTGTTGCTAGTAGCTTGTCGTAAAGAATACATTGATGCTCGGGTAGCTGCGTTAGTGTTAGCAGGTTTAACCCCAACAGTTGTGGATATAGATGTCTATGGGATAGAAAGAGCTTTGATGATGTCGCAGGGTGAAGAAAAAACTATTGTGGTTGCTGATATGGGGGCAGTATTAACAACCATTCATGTGTTACATGATCACAAAGTGATTTACACCCGGGAACAACTGTTTGGAGGTAATCGACTCACTGAGGAGATACAACGACATTATGACTTATCTTATGAAAAAGCTCATTTAGCAAAGCGTTATGGAGGGTTACCAGAGAATTATATCCCCGATATTTTAGAGCCCTTTAAGCAGGCGGTTGCGCAGCATATTAAGCGGGAGCTTCAATTCTTTTTTTCTTCAACCCATTACCATAATATTGATCATATTGTATTGACAGGCGGATGTGCTTCTATTCAAGGCATAGACAAGCTAGTTGAGAGCGTAGTAGAGATTAGTACTGTAATTGCTAATCCTTTTATGGGTATGGCCTTGGCTTCAGGGATAGACGCTAACTTGCTACGTAATGACGCACCTGCATTGGTGGTTGCTTGCGGGCTAGCGCTTAGAGGTTTGGATTAA
- a CDS encoding penicillin-binding protein 1A codes for MPYLLSFFRWIFILLSAVSALGIVTAIGIYLYLAPQLPSTDVLKNIQLQVPLRIYSQEKKLIAEYGEKRRIPLTFNQFPDLMVKAILAAEDNRFYEHPGVDYQGILRAILYLIKTGKKAQGGSTITMQVARNFFLSNEKTYLRKLSEILLALQIEQKLNKQEILELYLNKIYLGNRTYGAAAAAQVYYGTTLDKLELSQLAMIAGLPKAPSRYNPIASPERALLRRNYVLRRMYEDEYIDDNDYQQAIAAPLTAKFHELPIEVNALFVAEMVRGQLLEKYGPDIYTAGYNIYTTIQAKHQEAANNALRSALLTYDQRHGFRGPERHIKLPQKANESFYHQILSQFQPINDLIPAIVLTTHQLTAQVYTEIKGEITLSWNGLSWVQPYLEINNLGKKPEKAADILKPGDIIRLESLPNEQWQLAQLPQVEGAIVSLSPYDGAITALSGGFDFHQSNFNRVTQSKRQPGSSFKPFLYSAALNKGYTAASVINDAPIIMNEPGLNKVWRPENYSGHFLGPTRLRVALSHSTNLVSIRLLRDIGINYAIDYIQRFGFKREQLPQSLSLALGSGSASPLEMARGFAVFANQGYLINPYLIEYIEDSNGEIIFRSSPAQTCQRCENPDITQEHTDNLWQIEARDNTQSIQSISAPRVITAQNAYLINSMLQDVIHSGTGRRARVLGRDDLGGKTGTTNEQHDTWFAGFSPKIVAVCWVGFDQPRSLGNAETGAKIALPMWVKYMGDILNGVPKKRFTQPPGMVTVRIDPKTGLLADPNTQNAIFEIFRAEDIPTEYANSNHPKSDNTKTSASIIEQLF; via the coding sequence ATGCCCTATTTACTTAGTTTCTTTCGCTGGATATTCATCTTATTATCTGCCGTCTCAGCGCTTGGTATTGTGACCGCCATAGGGATATATCTTTATCTTGCCCCCCAGTTACCCTCTACTGATGTGCTTAAAAATATTCAGCTTCAAGTACCTCTTCGTATCTATTCTCAAGAGAAAAAACTTATTGCTGAATACGGGGAAAAGCGCCGTATCCCCTTAACTTTCAATCAATTTCCAGATCTCATGGTCAAAGCTATACTAGCTGCAGAAGATAATCGATTTTACGAGCACCCAGGCGTTGACTATCAAGGCATCCTACGAGCCATCCTATATTTGATTAAAACGGGTAAAAAGGCTCAAGGTGGTAGCACTATCACTATGCAGGTTGCGCGAAATTTCTTCTTAAGCAACGAAAAAACCTACCTACGTAAACTCAGTGAAATCCTCCTAGCCCTTCAGATTGAACAGAAGCTGAATAAACAAGAAATCCTTGAACTCTACTTAAATAAGATCTATCTGGGGAACCGAACCTATGGAGCTGCAGCGGCTGCCCAAGTATATTACGGCACTACCTTGGATAAACTTGAGCTATCACAGCTGGCTATGATTGCGGGTCTACCCAAAGCTCCTTCTCGTTATAATCCAATAGCAAGCCCGGAGCGTGCCTTGTTACGAAGAAATTATGTACTCCGGCGCATGTATGAGGATGAATACATTGATGATAATGACTATCAGCAGGCGATAGCAGCGCCCCTTACCGCAAAATTTCATGAGCTACCCATTGAGGTAAACGCCCTTTTTGTGGCAGAAATGGTACGAGGACAATTACTTGAAAAATATGGGCCTGATATTTATACAGCAGGGTATAATATCTATACGACTATTCAGGCTAAGCACCAAGAGGCTGCTAATAACGCTTTACGCTCTGCGCTGCTGACTTACGATCAACGGCACGGATTTCGTGGCCCAGAACGCCATATCAAGCTACCTCAGAAGGCTAATGAATCTTTTTATCACCAAATTTTATCTCAATTTCAGCCTATTAACGATTTAATTCCAGCTATTGTACTTACCACTCACCAGCTCACCGCCCAAGTTTATACGGAAATTAAGGGTGAAATTACTCTTTCTTGGAATGGTTTATCATGGGTTCAACCCTACCTCGAAATAAATAACTTAGGAAAAAAACCAGAGAAAGCAGCGGACATTCTAAAACCAGGGGACATTATCCGCTTAGAATCCTTACCGAATGAACAGTGGCAATTAGCACAATTACCCCAAGTAGAAGGAGCCATAGTATCCCTTTCTCCCTATGATGGGGCGATTACCGCACTTAGTGGCGGCTTTGATTTTCATCAGAGTAACTTTAACCGAGTAACGCAATCCAAGCGCCAGCCTGGCTCCAGCTTTAAACCATTTCTCTACTCTGCTGCTTTAAATAAAGGCTATACCGCTGCAAGTGTTATTAATGATGCACCTATCATAATGAATGAACCTGGGCTAAACAAAGTTTGGCGACCCGAAAACTATAGCGGGCATTTTCTTGGCCCTACTCGACTAAGGGTAGCGTTAAGCCACTCCACGAATTTGGTATCTATCCGCCTATTACGTGATATAGGTATTAATTATGCTATCGATTATATTCAGCGTTTTGGGTTCAAGCGCGAACAATTACCTCAAAGCTTATCCTTGGCGCTCGGTAGTGGTAGCGCTTCTCCCTTAGAGATGGCTCGTGGCTTTGCTGTCTTTGCTAATCAGGGATATCTGATTAATCCCTATCTTATTGAGTATATTGAAGATAGTAATGGAGAGATTATTTTTCGATCCTCCCCAGCTCAAACCTGCCAGCGCTGCGAAAACCCGGATATAACCCAAGAACACACTGATAATCTATGGCAGATCGAAGCTAGAGATAATACTCAATCCATTCAGTCTATATCTGCCCCTAGAGTTATTACAGCCCAAAATGCTTATCTTATTAACAGCATGCTCCAAGACGTTATTCACAGTGGTACAGGGCGGCGCGCTAGAGTTCTTGGACGAGATGATCTGGGAGGTAAAACTGGAACGACTAATGAGCAGCATGATACATGGTTTGCTGGTTTTAGCCCAAAGATAGTCGCCGTGTGCTGGGTAGGCTTTGATCAGCCTAGATCGCTAGGAAATGCCGAAACTGGCGCAAAAATAGCTCTCCCAATGTGGGTAAAATATATGGGTGATATACTTAACGGTGTGCCCAAAAAGCGTTTTACGCAGCCCCCGGGGATGGTAACAGTGCGTATTGATCCAAAAACTGGATTACTTGCAGATCCTAATACACAGAATGCCATCTTTGAGATCTTTCGTGCTGAAGACATACCTACTGAGTACGCAAACTCAAATCACCCAAAAAGTGATAATACAAAAACAAGTGCTTCAATAATTGAGCAATTATTTTAA
- the rpmE gene encoding 50S ribosomal protein L31 — MKQDIHPKYNEITVTCSCGNTFVTRSTKDKNLQIEVCSACHPFYTGKQKLLDTAGRVDKFHQRYKKS; from the coding sequence ATGAAACAGGATATTCATCCAAAATATAATGAAATTACAGTTACCTGTAGCTGTGGCAATACATTTGTTACCCGATCTACAAAGGATAAGAATCTTCAGATAGAAGTTTGCTCCGCTTGCCACCCATTTTATACGGGTAAACAAAAGCTATTAGATACAGCAGGGCGTGTGGATAAATTCCACCAAAGGTATAAAAAATCTTAA
- a CDS encoding TrkH family potassium uptake protein — MQFSVIQQILGLLLILFSTAMLPPVMVSWFYHDGIEREFLGAFSLILGLGLLCWLLRRHHENRELRRRDGFVVAVMFWVVLSLSGSLPFFLTTELDLSFTDAVFESVSGLSTTGATVITSLDNLPKSILFYRQELEWLGGMGIVVLGVALLPLLGIGGMQLYQTEIPGPMKTNKLTPRIAETAKALWLIYLSLTVACTMAYWAAGMTLFDAVGHSFSTVAIGGFSTHDAGIGYLNSGLIEILAAFFMFLAGVNFSLHFFAWRRLSVQHYWRDEEFKVYLGILVTVAILASGYLWITRYLTEPLLALRHGIFYAISFGTTTGFTLSDYPQLPGFLPILLFMVTYIGACGGSVGGGMKVIRVLLLYKQGVREIKRLIHPGAIIPLKIGDKSVSDQIIEGASGFIVIYVTCFIVIYLLLLATGLDMMTSFSAVTGCLNNLGAGLGQVAANFEDINTLSKWVLCVAMLLGRLEIFPFLVLMLPSFWYD, encoded by the coding sequence ATGCAGTTTAGTGTCATTCAGCAAATTTTAGGCTTACTGCTAATTTTATTTAGTACTGCTATGCTGCCTCCGGTGATGGTATCGTGGTTTTACCATGATGGTATAGAAAGAGAATTTTTAGGAGCCTTTAGCTTAATTCTAGGTCTTGGTTTACTATGTTGGTTACTTAGACGTCATCATGAGAATCGAGAATTACGGCGACGAGATGGTTTTGTGGTTGCCGTTATGTTTTGGGTAGTGTTGAGTTTATCCGGATCTCTGCCTTTCTTTCTAACCACAGAACTTGATTTATCCTTTACTGATGCTGTGTTTGAGTCAGTCTCTGGTTTATCTACTACTGGGGCTACAGTGATTACTAGCCTTGATAATTTGCCTAAATCAATACTGTTCTATCGCCAAGAGTTAGAATGGTTAGGGGGAATGGGTATCGTAGTTTTGGGGGTAGCACTTTTACCTTTGCTAGGTATTGGTGGTATGCAGCTTTACCAAACGGAAATCCCTGGGCCGATGAAGACCAATAAGCTAACGCCCCGCATTGCGGAAACAGCAAAGGCTTTGTGGTTAATTTACTTAAGTTTAACGGTAGCTTGTACTATGGCTTACTGGGCGGCAGGAATGACTCTTTTTGATGCAGTGGGTCATAGTTTTTCAACGGTTGCTATTGGTGGCTTTTCTACCCACGATGCGGGCATAGGTTACCTTAATAGTGGGCTGATTGAAATACTTGCGGCATTTTTCATGTTTTTGGCAGGGGTTAACTTCTCCCTTCACTTTTTCGCTTGGCGGCGCTTGTCAGTACAGCATTACTGGAGAGATGAGGAATTTAAGGTTTATTTAGGGATACTTGTGACAGTGGCGATACTGGCATCTGGTTATCTTTGGATAACGCGGTATCTCACTGAACCCCTATTGGCTTTACGGCATGGTATTTTTTATGCGATTTCTTTTGGCACCACTACTGGATTTACTTTAAGTGACTATCCTCAATTGCCGGGTTTTTTACCTATTTTATTATTTATGGTTACGTATATTGGTGCCTGTGGAGGTTCTGTGGGCGGAGGTATGAAGGTCATTCGAGTTTTGTTGCTGTATAAGCAGGGGGTAAGAGAAATTAAGCGTTTAATTCACCCAGGCGCTATTATACCACTGAAGATTGGAGATAAAAGCGTCTCCGATCAGATCATAGAAGGGGCGAGCGGTTTTATTGTTATCTACGTGACTTGTTTTATTGTGATATATTTGCTCCTGCTAGCCACTGGGCTAGATATGATGACCTCTTTCTCTGCTGTGACTGGGTGTTTAAATAACCTAGGAGCAGGATTAGGGCAGGTAGCTGCGAATTTTGAGGATATTAATACTCTATCTAAGTGGGTTTTGTGTGTTGCAATGCTGCTAGGTCGATTAGAGATTTTTCCTTTTCTAGTTCTTATGCTCCCTTCTTTTTGGTATGATTAA
- the lnt gene encoding apolipoprotein N-acyltransferase, translating into MSWVTERNAPNGKEVMVQGKPFSCYAEKLWSGDILALIGGLFGPFAFAPYNFYILAIISPALLFATCRNISARRAFWRGWLFGLGWFGFGISWIYIAIHDWGRASAFLALSLTGLLAAVLSLFPALLAGIVTFWFAHESKGKYLLGWPALWVLLERLRGWILTGFPWLNLGYSQIESPLHGLAPIFGVYGVSLATVFSSGLILVARYWPGRIRFIAFGGLGALWGLGLFCFYIPWTIALNKTLQVSLIQGNNPQAVKWQAEQVKSTLEQYWQLTAQHWDSNLIVWPEGAVSAFYHQVADSYLAFLADEARSHKTELLVGLPVFDGETEKYYNAVLSLGSREAFYYKQHLVPFGEYVPLNKYLQGIINTLGLPIPPFTPGPKNQPLLQVVGYPIATSICYEDAFGEEIISALPEAVLLVNITNNAWYGDSLAPHQHLQISRMRALETGRDLVRATTNGISAIINAKGILQAITPQFKAATLTGNVQLRSGTTPYVFWGNRPVIGACLCMFVIGGYYQRYRKEKKPA; encoded by the coding sequence GTGAGCTGGGTAACTGAGCGAAACGCTCCTAACGGAAAGGAAGTGATGGTGCAAGGGAAGCCTTTTTCCTGCTATGCTGAAAAATTATGGAGCGGAGATATTTTAGCATTAATAGGGGGTCTTTTCGGTCCGTTTGCTTTTGCGCCTTATAATTTTTATATTCTTGCTATTATTAGTCCAGCCTTATTATTTGCTACTTGCCGTAACATATCCGCTCGGCGCGCTTTTTGGCGTGGCTGGCTGTTTGGATTAGGATGGTTTGGTTTTGGTATTTCTTGGATTTATATTGCTATTCATGACTGGGGGCGAGCCAGTGCGTTTTTAGCCCTATCATTGACTGGGCTACTTGCAGCAGTCTTAAGCTTATTTCCCGCTCTGCTGGCAGGAATAGTGACATTCTGGTTTGCTCACGAGAGTAAAGGTAAATACCTTTTAGGTTGGCCTGCACTTTGGGTGCTTTTGGAGCGGCTTCGAGGCTGGATTCTCACTGGTTTCCCATGGTTAAATCTTGGTTATAGCCAAATTGAAAGCCCTTTACATGGGCTGGCTCCAATTTTTGGAGTTTACGGTGTTTCTCTAGCCACAGTTTTTAGCTCAGGGCTGATATTAGTAGCTAGGTATTGGCCGGGGCGTATACGATTTATAGCTTTTGGCGGGTTAGGGGCTCTATGGGGGTTAGGGCTGTTTTGCTTCTATATTCCTTGGACGATAGCATTAAATAAAACACTGCAAGTAAGCTTAATTCAAGGAAATAATCCTCAGGCGGTAAAATGGCAAGCAGAGCAAGTAAAATCTACTTTGGAACAGTACTGGCAGTTAACTGCTCAGCATTGGGACAGCAATCTTATTGTCTGGCCAGAAGGTGCCGTATCAGCATTTTACCATCAAGTAGCGGATAGCTATCTAGCTTTTCTTGCTGATGAAGCCCGGAGTCATAAAACAGAGCTGTTGGTTGGCTTACCTGTTTTTGATGGAGAAACAGAAAAATATTATAATGCTGTTTTAAGCTTGGGTTCTCGGGAAGCTTTCTACTATAAACAGCATTTAGTTCCGTTTGGTGAATATGTTCCTCTTAATAAATATCTTCAGGGAATAATTAATACTTTAGGTTTACCCATTCCTCCATTTACGCCAGGACCTAAGAATCAACCTTTACTACAAGTTGTAGGCTATCCAATAGCTACTTCTATTTGCTATGAAGATGCTTTTGGAGAGGAGATTATTTCTGCGCTGCCTGAGGCAGTATTATTAGTGAATATTACTAACAACGCTTGGTATGGAGATTCTTTAGCGCCTCATCAGCATTTACAGATTTCCCGCATGCGTGCCCTAGAGACGGGGCGAGATCTAGTGCGAGCTACTACCAATGGAATTTCAGCTATTATTAATGCTAAAGGCATTTTGCAAGCAATAACCCCCCAGTTTAAAGCTGCTACGTTAACGGGTAATGTTCAGCTTCGATCAGGGACTACCCCTTATGTATTTTGGGGGAATAGGCCTGTAATAGGGGCATGTTTATGTATGTTTGTGATTGGAGGATACTACCAACGCTATAGGAAGGAGAAAAAACCAGCTTAA